The segment gtgaatttcaagacttgcagtagagtctcaagataagtttactctgcccgaaaaaaactgtccaccatttacttgaacatgcagatataaggaaacggaatgaatctgttctcaaagtcaaaatgatcacgattttttcctcagattcaaaacatgcactgtcatggttttgtctgtacaatttagtaagtcttaagtacttttcaacaacttccttgaacgtgaaagacagtttttgaatgctagatctgtatcgcgtttcattccagactcgatcttctctttgattgtagatctactgtttgctgtttacgcactatcatatgattcgctatgtaaggtttggtaagcttaccttgcaacagctttcttgtctttgttggcatttctggctgtgttgaccgtcagaattattttaagaaccaggctgctgcagtcgacatgtttcgccgtcagaattattttaagaaccaggctgctgcagtcgacatgtttcgcatattgtagggttaccatgctgcataggtaaagtggcttgtataacctgactattctgtttcaaaacactgtttatatttgtgtaggttgtagtcatcataactaatcgcattttgccatttgtttcagaaaggaggttaacctacaacaagatcgacgctatgtcagatatatgcctcagccacatgaagacttccgaatttagatctactcggcatggtgacaagtcttgatgaaaagtataggactgaggacagcagtggaaaaagtgcccacatggcaggtacctaacctattaccctagtcattttatctgtttgccttcttttgaaaattatacatggagttgatatgatgcgttagttttaactgtgtgtgtgtgtgtgtgcgtgcgtgtgtgtgtgtgtgtgtgtgtgtgtgtgtgtgtgtgtgtgtgtgtgtgtgtgtgtgtgtgtgtttgttgtgtgtgtgtgacggagtgagtgagtttgtgttatgttactgtttgttgatttcttacgggagccttgaaggcttcgcctcttgtttaatttatattcattttttctttttttttattaactaTTTAATGTATTTATGTgattattcattcatttatttattcatgatGGTGATTTATGTGGTTATGTTTCTATTCATTTATTGACTTGTTTGTTTATGaatgtattcatttgtttactTAGTTTTTCTCATATTTGTATTAATGGATTTATTTGCCTTTTGCTGTGTCTTGACTTATATTTTTTCATTGCAGATTGGACGCTCCGATATGTCATCTTATCACAGCGCACTCAATCATGGCCAGAACGCAATATTATTCATCGCTTACACGTCAGACTCCTGTGTTTTTGACAAAACGCCTTCGAATTCATCACTTACACACAGACTCATGTGCTTTTCTCTCTGTGATGCAAACATGTGCGATCTGAATCATGCATGTGTAGGCCCTACATGTCAAGTTTGTGTTATCACTTCTGTTCACTCATTTTCAGTCAGCGtctgtgtcagtcagtgtgttttATTGCTCTAGTGTTTTTGCCCACCTTTTTTCAGCACTTGTCACTACCGAAGACAAAAATCTTTACTCCTATTTGTGATTatgtcaaaaaacaagaaaggtttgttgttgttgttgttgttgttgttgttgttgttgttgttgttgttgttgttgttgtattttcattcgcttgcggcttcgtggcaggcggaagaaaaatTCAGCCatataagttttcgttattgtttgtctgtgcacttaaaaagaccgttgggtcaatATATCTGtaaatgtgttgttttgttgtcaataacaaacgttccaacaacctacctttctttttttttttattctgaattttggaacgttggcagtctctttgtttttggatgttGTTGTGATTATGTCAGATAGATTTCAGTAGTGCAATGCCAATATGAACTCAGTTATTGCATTTGATCCATAtaatattatcatgtgtctcaATAGATAATGCGCGTTCTTCTAGCTTCTTTCTTtaaaagaccggcacggttggcctagtggtaaggcgtccgccccgtgatcgggaggtcgtgggttcgaaccccggccgggtcatacctaagactttaaaattggcaatctagtggctgctccgcctggcgtctggcattatggggttagtgctaggactggttggtccggtgtcagaataatgtgactgggtgagacatgaagcctgtgctgcgacttgtgtgtggcgcacgttatatgtcaaagcagcaccgccctgatatggcccttcgtggtcggctgggtgttaagcaaacaaacaaacaaacaaacaaacaaaaatttctttaaaaagaagacaagaaagaaaaatgtCGAATCACTATTAATCCTTATCGTTTGTGTGTGTCGCTTCCTCATTTACTACTTTTGATTGTCTCGAGCTATCATTAAAGTCTTGTTTTATATCAAATAACCCAAGGGAAGTTATTGCTCTTTATACAtgtatacgacatgtgtaatagagtaagcgagaatTGTACGGAatctttctcctggcacctgagagaataacaagcattgaaatgaacaagctgtGTACGTAAGCGTTGGttggagtgccttggagaatgatgagcataattatgagcttgcggcgatcatcctttttttgaggatgaaagtcgcttgttcatgtcaatgccgcttgttattctctcaggtgccaggagaaagatTCCGTACAattctcgcttactctattacacatgtcgtatgcataaagagcgattacttccctttggttatttgatatcttaacaacTTGTTTTATAGTTCAGATCTAGAGCCCCTTTTTCACCCCATAGTTATTTTGTGACCATGTCCAGAAATCCGATATGAAGAAGTGAGCAGAAGCAGCCCAAGGCCGACAACTCTGCACCGGTTCACCATGACTGAcgccaccacccctccccctcctccaccgCCAACAACGACAGCAACTAGACGCGTTGTGACCACCGCCAGACGACCAGCGACCACAGCTCGGGCGACCACCACCGTCAGACCCACAACGACCACAGCGCGGGCGACCACCACCGCCAGACGACCAGCGACCACAGCTCGGGCGACCACCACCGTCAGACCCACAACGACCACAGCGCGGGCGACCACCGCCGCCAGACGACCAGCGACCACTTCACAGCCACGCACCACCGAAACCACGACACGGCGCTCAGTCTGGAGCTACGGTGAGCATTAATTTGTTTCCTTGGTTTTAAAGGCTTCTACGACGGGCTtttaatcgggaggtcgtgagttcgaatcccggccgcggccgcctggtgggttaagtgtggagatttttccgatctcccaggtcagcttatgtgcagacctgctagtggctt is part of the Littorina saxatilis isolate snail1 linkage group LG15, US_GU_Lsax_2.0, whole genome shotgun sequence genome and harbors:
- the LOC138948743 gene encoding integumentary mucin C.1-like, which gives rise to MTDATTPPPPPPPTTTATRRVVTTARRPATTARATTTVRPTTTTARATTTARRPATTARATTTVRPTTTTARATTAARRPATTSQPRTTETTTRRSVWSYVRGAADKAKSKFSRWFGKRR